A genome region from Candidatus Falkowbacteria bacterium includes the following:
- a CDS encoding prepilin-type N-terminal cleavage/methylation domain-containing protein, producing MNYLSLKYKKGFSFVELMVVISIIAVLSTMAIISLNSSRVKSRDSKRVADVKQLSSALEMYYNRNGAYPTLVTSGEALKSPDGLITYMASVPSAPTPNDGNCSPEQNAFSYEQIGTSYVVSFCLGGKAGDLIGGMAYATPRGISNSNDTDCGVTIYYGGISYPTVKIGDQCWMKENLRIGYMIPVAYGQNNVVMPNIIDKYCVDNLAANCQEYGALYQWHTVMALPACCDDDTCEDGGIYHDCVDDVAEVHRGICPVGWHVPSESDFSILTFYLSINGQGGDGDGDDLGGKLKEAGLTHWLKESCDNGTDPIANCNSSGFNALPGGFYDSAGALQFFNDGVSTDNAAVFWSALTDGDDNTHAIARDMTSNDSAAYLTSYDKATGASVRCLKD from the coding sequence ATGAATTACTTATCACTAAAATATAAAAAAGGTTTTAGCTTTGTTGAGCTAATGGTTGTTATATCAATAATTGCAGTTTTATCTACCATGGCAATTATTTCTTTAAATAGTTCTCGTGTTAAATCACGTGATTCAAAAAGAGTGGCTGACGTAAAGCAATTAAGCTCAGCATTGGAAATGTATTATAATCGAAACGGCGCCTACCCTACTCTTGTAACTTCTGGTGAAGCATTAAAGTCACCCGATGGTTTAATTACTTACATGGCGTCTGTGCCAAGTGCTCCAACGCCCAATGATGGCAACTGCTCACCTGAACAAAATGCTTTTTCCTATGAGCAAATTGGAACATCATATGTTGTATCGTTTTGTTTAGGCGGGAAGGCCGGAGATTTGATTGGCGGCATGGCTTATGCCACACCGCGCGGCATTTCTAACAGTAATGACACAGACTGTGGCGTAACAATTTATTACGGCGGTATTTCCTACCCAACTGTAAAAATTGGTGATCAATGTTGGATGAAAGAAAATTTACGAATTGGCTATATGATTCCTGTTGCGTATGGCCAGAATAATGTCGTCATGCCAAATATTATAGACAAGTATTGCGTTGATAACTTGGCAGCCAACTGCCAAGAATATGGAGCTTTGTATCAATGGCATACAGTGATGGCTTTGCCTGCTTGTTGTGACGATGATACTTGTGAGGATGGTGGCATCTATCACGATTGTGTTGATGATGTAGCAGAAGTTCATCGCGGGATCTGTCCTGTTGGTTGGCACGTACCTTCTGAAAGTGATTTTTCTATTTTAACTTTTTATTTATCAATTAATGGCCAAGGTGGTGATGGTGATGGTGATGATTTGGGTGGTAAATTAAAAGAAGCGGGTTTAACGCATTGGCTAAAAGAGTCTTGCGACAACGGCACAGATCCGATAGCTAATTGTAATAGTTCTGGTTTCAATGCTTTGCCGGGTGGTTTTTATGATTCTGCTGGCGCTCTTCAATTTTTTAATGATGGAGTCTCGACTGATAATGCGGCTGTTTTTTGGTCTGCATTAACAGACGGCGACGACAATACACACGCGATTGCAAGAGATATGACCAGCAATGATTCAGCGGCATATTTAACTAGTTATGATAAAGCTACTGGAGCTTCGGTTAGATGTTTAAAGGACTAA
- the rplS gene encoding 50S ribosomal protein L19, with the protein MARTIKKAVAQKAVDTTKSLEDVKIDLKPGMTIRVYQKIKELNPKGEEKERLQYFEGIIIARKHGKEIGSTITVRKISDGVGVEKIYPLSLPTIAKIEIKKQADVKRAKLYYLRRGYNKRLKEKKTV; encoded by the coding sequence ATGGCCAGAACAATTAAAAAGGCAGTCGCCCAAAAAGCTGTCGATACAACAAAAAGTCTTGAAGATGTAAAGATTGATCTCAAGCCAGGTATGACTATTAGAGTCTATCAGAAGATTAAAGAACTTAATCCTAAGGGCGAGGAAAAAGAACGTTTGCAATACTTCGAAGGAATTATTATTGCCCGTAAGCATGGTAAAGAAATTGGTTCTACTATTACAGTAAGAAAAATTTCTGATGGTGTTGGGGTAGAAAAGATTTATCCTTTATCTTTGCCAACAATTGCTAAGATTGAAATCAAGAAACAGGCTGATGTTAAGCGCGCTAAACTTTATTATTTGCGCCGTGGCTACAATAAGCGTTTGAAAGAAAAGAAAACTGTTTAA
- a CDS encoding HD domain-containing protein, translating to MNQEQIILKIIEELKAEFSGEASGHDWWHILRVYNTAKHIAEKEKANMFVVELGALLHDIADWKFHDGDESVGPKKAQAMLERYEVSHEIIDQVCDIILNVSFKGAAATNGIKTLEGKIVQDADRLDAIGALGIARTFAYGGFMKREMYNPETEAEANQSKESYCSKQSTTINHFYEKLLLLKDRMNTVSGREMASARHEFMEKYLEHFYKEWEGEM from the coding sequence ATGAACCAAGAACAAATTATTTTAAAAATAATAGAAGAGCTTAAAGCTGAATTTAGCGGCGAAGCTTCTGGTCATGATTGGTGGCATATTCTTCGAGTTTACAATACTGCTAAACACATTGCTGAAAAAGAAAAAGCCAATATGTTTGTAGTGGAACTCGGCGCATTGTTACACGATATTGCAGATTGGAAATTTCATGATGGTGATGAAAGCGTTGGGCCAAAAAAAGCTCAAGCCATGCTCGAACGTTATGAGGTATCTCATGAGATTATTGATCAGGTTTGTGATATTATTTTAAATGTATCGTTTAAGGGCGCCGCAGCAACTAACGGAATAAAAACACTTGAAGGTAAAATTGTACAAGATGCTGATAGGCTTGATGCGATTGGTGCTTTAGGGATTGCACGAACCTTTGCCTATGGAGGATTTATGAAGCGAGAAATGTATAATCCTGAAACAGAGGCAGAGGCAAATCAAAGTAAGGAAAGTTATTGCAGCAAGCAGTCAACAACTATAAACCATTTTTATGAAAAGCTGCTATTATTAAAAGATCGAATGAATACGGTTAGTGGTCGTGAGATGGCAAGTGCCAGACACGAGTTTATGGAAAAGTATCTTGAACATTTTTATAAAGAGTGGGAAGGTGAGATGTAG
- the clpP gene encoding ATP-dependent Clp endopeptidase proteolytic subunit ClpP — MPLIPTVIEKSGQSERAYDIYSRLLKDRIIFLGEPITDHVANIIIAQFLFLDAESKDKDIKFYINTPGGSVTAGLAIYDTMQYVKADVSTICVGSAASMGAFLLAAGAKGKRFALPNSEIMIHQVMGGFEGQASDIKIRSEHILQIKDKLNRILSKHTGKDVANVEKDTDRDRFMTPEDAKKYGIIDKIISK, encoded by the coding sequence ATGCCACTAATACCAACAGTTATTGAAAAAAGCGGTCAGTCTGAGCGAGCTTATGATATATATTCTCGTCTTTTAAAGGATAGAATCATATTTTTAGGCGAACCAATTACTGATCACGTTGCTAATATTATTATCGCCCAGTTCTTGTTTTTAGACGCTGAAAGCAAGGATAAGGACATAAAGTTCTATATAAACACCCCTGGCGGCTCCGTTACGGCTGGTTTAGCCATTTATGACACAATGCAATATGTTAAAGCCGATGTTTCGACTATTTGCGTTGGTTCAGCAGCCTCCATGGGAGCCTTCCTTTTGGCTGCAGGAGCTAAAGGAAAGCGCTTTGCCCTACCCAACTCAGAGATTATGATCCATCAGGTAATGGGTGGTTTTGAGGGTCAGGCCAGTGATATTAAGATTCGCAGTGAACATATCTTGCAGATTAAGGATAAATTAAACCGTATTTTGTCTAAACACACAGGAAAAGATGTGGCTAATGTTGAAAAAGACACTGATCGTGATCGTTTTATGACCCCAGAAGATGCTAAAAAGTACGGAATCATTGATAAAATTATCAGTAAGTAA
- a CDS encoding diacylglycerol kinase family protein yields the protein MNNIYVYDQELSGRRYQKLLEQLETRLTDLGIGGKIYRLGPMTRLEDMARDELARHPKTLVAVGGDILISRLAALMTGSKTPLGVIPIGKSMIADAFGINLESACRILAARRIVDLDVGQIDKRQSFVCRAVIEANNPELVLDNELNVSASGRVIIEVVNVMGDEYGYRGSQPKADDGRLNVYILKTESGILKKDISQSAFVCRHLLIKSGLIKIEVDGGIAVSGAKEIEVVPKIFSAIVSKDRRF from the coding sequence ATGAATAATATTTATGTTTATGATCAAGAGTTGTCGGGTCGCCGTTATCAAAAATTATTAGAACAATTAGAAACTCGATTAACTGACTTGGGCATAGGCGGAAAAATTTATCGCTTAGGACCAATGACGCGCCTTGAAGATATGGCGCGAGATGAGTTGGCGCGTCATCCAAAAACTTTAGTTGCAGTTGGTGGTGATATTTTAATTAGCCGATTAGCCGCCTTGATGACTGGTAGTAAAACTCCTTTGGGTGTTATTCCGATTGGTAAAAGCATGATTGCTGATGCTTTTGGAATAAATTTAGAAAGTGCTTGTCGTATTTTAGCTGCAAGAAGAATTGTTGATTTGGATGTTGGTCAAATTGATAAACGACAATCTTTTGTTTGTCGAGCGGTGATAGAAGCTAATAATCCAGAACTAGTTTTAGATAATGAATTGAATGTTTCGGCTAGTGGAAGGGTAATCATTGAGGTTGTTAATGTTATGGGTGATGAATATGGTTATCGTGGCTCACAACCCAAAGCAGATGATGGTCGGCTTAATGTTTATATTTTAAAAACTGAATCAGGTATTTTGAAAAAAGATATTTCTCAATCCGCTTTTGTTTGTCGTCACCTACTTATTAAAAGCGGTTTAATAAAGATTGAAGTTGATGGTGGTATTGCTGTTAGCGGAGCAAAAGAAATTGAAGTTGTACCAAAAATATTCTCGGCAATTGTTAGCAAGGATAGAAGGTTCTAA